Sequence from the Actinomycetota bacterium genome:
CAGCACTGGCAAAAAAATTTACTTCCAGGCTTTATACTTTTTCCGTAGGTTTTGAGGGATCGCCGGACCTGGAAGCTTCCCGGGTGGTAGCCCAGGCCCTGGGTACCAGGCATATAGAGCATAAGCTGGATCTAGATCAGCTATACCAGACCATACCAGAAGTAATCTATCATCTAGAATCTTTTGACGCTCCCCTGGTCAGAAGCTCTTTGGGCAATATGATCGCTTCCAGGATTTCATCCAGGTCAGATATCGTCTTTTCCGGTGAAGGGGGGGACGAGGTTTTCGGAGGTTATAATTATTTTCTGGATTTTGATTCTTCAGAGAAGATACAGCAGGAATTGATAAAAGCCATTAACAGCCTGCACAATACTGCCTTACAAAGGGTAGACCGGCTGGCTAATGCCCATAACGTAAAAGTAAGGCTTCCTCTTTTAGATGAAAACCTGATTGATTTTGCCTTGACCATACCTACCAAACATAAGGTAAAAAAAGCCAAGAACATATCCAAATATATCTTAAGAAAAGTAGCAGAAAGGTATCTGCCTTATGAGATAGCCTGGAGGGATAAGGAAAAATTCTGGGAAGGTGCCGGTATCCAGGATACCCTGACTGAAAAGATTGAGAAAAATATCAATGATGAATATTTTGAAAAAAACCGTAAACTGGATAGCGGATTTAAATTAAGAAATAAAGAAGAGATGTATTTCTACCAACTGTTTAAGGAATATTTCGGCCAGGTGGACGTAGCAAATATCCTGTCTTTTACCCAGGACTTTAACTAATATGGGGCTGATAGCTTTTGGCGGTTTCAGCAATTTGCTTTAAATTAGCCAGGGGAGTCCTCAAGGGTACTGCGCATTCGGGGCCGATAATATCTACTCCGCAGTCCATAGCGTATTTTACCTCCCGGGCTACGTCTTCAGGGGTTCCAAACAGGAGAGTTTGAGGATTATTTATATTGCCTATGAGCACTATCCTGTTCCGGGCTAATTTTACTGCCTGGCAGGCATCCACTTTGGATTCAAAGTGGAAAGCATTTATCTTGGTCTGGCATATATATTCAATACGGTCTGCTGTATTTCCGCAAATATGCAAAATGGTGGGTACCTTTATCTGCTGGGCCAGGCGGCTGTGTATGGGTATTAAAAAATCCCGGTAGGATTGGGGGCTGCATAAGTCACGGGTAGCATGATCAGCTATGGTAATCACATCTGCCCCTGCCTTTATCTGGGCTTCTGCAAACCATAGAGTTACCTGGGCCAATTTATCCAGTATGCCTTTTACCTCCTGGGGATCGGTTATGGTTTTTATCAGGAAATCCTCTATGCCAAACAAGTGATAACTTAAGGTCCAGGGCCCAAATACCTTGCCCGCTATCAGTACCTGGGGATATTTGTCTTTAAGCATGGAAATACATTCCAACACTGCTTTTACTGCAAGGTTATCCAAAAAACCTTTATCCAGTTTGATATCCTGGTATCCCTTCCATAATTTCCCCTTTACGGTTGGCATCTTATCTACCTGGCCCCAATCGACCTGGCAGCCTAGAGCATAAGACTCTATCACCACTGAAAACAAGGGCATTATGGCATCGTAGCCCAAAATTTCATAGCTGGACCGGGATAGCTCAAACATAGGCTTTGCTTCGGTGTGGGCCTGGGGGAAAAAGGAATGCATCAGCTCCATCTGCTCTACGGTAATGGTGGATACAGGATTAAATACTGCTTTTCTGGGGGTTTTCTTTCCCCGTAGCTGATTTAATGCTATTTCTCTTGATGTCATGCCGCCTATCCCTATCGTCATTTTGCTTGTAATGCATGGTCTAACTTATTACTTTGCCCCTTTTATGTCAAGGATCAAGCCCCAATTTAGATATTACTTAACCGGGTAGGATTTAAATTCCTGCACTGCATTTATTACTGCTTTTTCAATCGGTATTCTTTCTATGCTGGAAGCACCTACAAACCCTACTGCTTCGGTATGGCGGTAGAGATATTCTGTATCTTTTGGTTCGGCAAAAGGACCACCATGGGCCAGGCAGATAAGCCGGGGATTTATTTTTTTGGCTGCGGTTATCATATCCTGTATTTTCTTTGCCCCCAAACCGTAATCCACCGTTGCAAACCCCTGCAGGCCGCCAGCTGTCCCCCCGGCATGGGGCACCAGGCAATCGACTCCTGCCCTGGCCATGTCCTCTGCCTCCTGGGCAGTAAATACATAAGCCATGGTAAATATTTCCTGCTGGCTGGCCAGCCTCACTAGCTCTACTTCCCGGCCAAAACCCAATCCTACTGATTCTTTCATATTTCTCCACAGGGTGCCTTCTTCAAACAGTCCCATGGTAGGAAAATTTATAATCCCCGAAAAACCAGCAGATTTAAATTTATCCAGAAGCTGCCCCAAATCCCAGCTAGAAGCGTCACAGGCTTCTATCCCCCCTATTACGGGAGTATCCTTTACCACATTATTTATTTCGTCAGCCATGTCTAAAGTCATATGGTTGGAATGCCCCAGATTATGGCTGGTAGGAAGCCCCTTTAGCCTGGAAATGCCGGTGCTGTATACTATAATTAAATCAGCTCCCCCGATTTCTGCACATTTGGCCACCAGCCCGCAGCTGCTTCCTGCTCCAATCAGGGGTATGCCCTGCTCTATCTTTGCTTCCAGCCTTGCCTTTATTTGTGCCCGCTTAAATTTTTTTGCCATCCCCTTACTCCTCCCATTTATTTAAAAAAATTATGTCATCATACCAGTTAATGTCTTAACCAGTATAGCTGCAAATTGTTCCTCATTAATGTGGCAGTCGCATTTTATAACTTTAATACCTGGCC
This genomic interval carries:
- a CDS encoding asparagine synthase-related protein — encoded protein: MSGIAGIISKRKQPKAAKEVKQLLKKIRHRGSRQETLLEKNGCCLGMVSNDSMPQDSSALVDGRIYNIDQVSKRHGLNFRPGYPDGKKIKELVDAEGPSIIKEFQGAFSLALADFSNNFYLARDTIGIKPLYFVQDSDRVVFASEIKSLTGYGDKVAEFPPGHVMKNTFLPREYDSIEIGDYDFLQSMGAAEITDKLDQLLQDAVKKRIEGQQGEIGVWLSGGVDSSLIAALAKKFTSRLYTFSVGFEGSPDLEASRVVAQALGTRHIEHKLDLDQLYQTIPEVIYHLESFDAPLVRSSLGNMIASRISSRSDIVFSGEGGDEVFGGYNYFLDFDSSEKIQQELIKAINSLHNTALQRVDRLANAHNVKVRLPLLDENLIDFALTIPTKHKVKKAKNISKYILRKVAERYLPYEIAWRDKEKFWEGAGIQDTLTEKIEKNINDEYFEKNRKLDSGFKLRNKEEMYFYQLFKEYFGQVDVANILSFTQDFN
- a CDS encoding MtaA/CmuA family methyltransferase is translated as MTSREIALNQLRGKKTPRKAVFNPVSTITVEQMELMHSFFPQAHTEAKPMFELSRSSYEILGYDAIMPLFSVVIESYALGCQVDWGQVDKMPTVKGKLWKGYQDIKLDKGFLDNLAVKAVLECISMLKDKYPQVLIAGKVFGPWTLSYHLFGIEDFLIKTITDPQEVKGILDKLAQVTLWFAEAQIKAGADVITIADHATRDLCSPQSYRDFLIPIHSRLAQQIKVPTILHICGNTADRIEYICQTKINAFHFESKVDACQAVKLARNRIVLIGNINNPQTLLFGTPEDVAREVKYAMDCGVDIIGPECAVPLRTPLANLKQIAETAKSYQPHIS
- a CDS encoding phosphoenolpyruvate hydrolase family protein, translated to MAKKFKRAQIKARLEAKIEQGIPLIGAGSSCGLVAKCAEIGGADLIIVYSTGISRLKGLPTSHNLGHSNHMTLDMADEINNVVKDTPVIGGIEACDASSWDLGQLLDKFKSAGFSGIINFPTMGLFEEGTLWRNMKESVGLGFGREVELVRLASQQEIFTMAYVFTAQEAEDMARAGVDCLVPHAGGTAGGLQGFATVDYGLGAKKIQDMITAAKKINPRLICLAHGGPFAEPKDTEYLYRHTEAVGFVGASSIERIPIEKAVINAVQEFKSYPVK